The following proteins come from a genomic window of Macadamia integrifolia cultivar HAES 741 chromosome 14, SCU_Mint_v3, whole genome shotgun sequence:
- the LOC122061131 gene encoding protein Jade-1, whose protein sequence is MEGSIRGLPPLKRFKLLQQQEDESGHSSSRLPAKKRKESWDPPILPSTTVSCCLPAKKRVWAPQPLSPQKPSSSFDLNVEYKPSPEKKPSTVAVDYEENAAKEENQDTSEGIHEEEEYEDGIVCDICLSTDGDPSDPIVFCDGCDLMVHATCYGKPLIQGIPEGEWFCARCEISSPSRKVAADEGNVDFCCCLCPIKGGAMKPTTDGRCAHIICALLVPEVFFKDPVGRDGIDCSQVPSRRWKGKCYLCQSASGCVIECSEPKCLLAFHVSCGLKEDLCIEYREGRSGGAIVAGFCKTHTELWKKQQQSGKFKIVAREQQRK, encoded by the exons ATGGAGGGCTCGATTCGTGGCCTGCCTCCTCTAAAGAGATTCAAACTTCTGCAACAACAAGAAGATGAGAGCGGGCACTCATCATCGCGCCTTCCAgcgaagaagagaaaagaatcaTGGGATCCTCCCATTCTACCATCTACTACTGTCTCTTGTTGCTTACCTGCGAAAAAGAGGGTTTGGGCTCCTCAACCTCTCAGCCCACAAAAACCCAGTTCGTCTTTTGATCTCAATGTTGAATATAAGCCATCTCCCGAGAAGAAACCATCCACAGTAGCTGTGGATTATGAAGAGAATGCAGCAAAAGAGGAGAATCAAGATACATCTGAGGGCATccacgaagaagaagaatatgaggATGGGATTGTCTGCGACATTTGCTTGAGCACCGATGGAGATCCATCCGATCCAATCGTCTTCTGTGATGGCTGTGATCTCATGGTCCACGCTACCTGCTATGGAAAACCCCTCATTCAGGGTATCCCAGAAGGGGAGTGGTTCTGTGCCAGGTGTGAAATTTCTTCGCCTTCTCGAAAGGTTGCAGCTGATGAGGGAAATGTAGATTTCTGCTGCTGTCTCTGTCCCATTAAAGGAGGAGCCATGAAACCCACAACAGATGGGCGGTGCGCTCATATCATTTGTGCGCTTCTAGTGCCTGAGGTATTCTTTAAAGATCCAGTAGGAAGGGATGGAATCGATTGTTCCCAGGTTCCTAGTAGGAGATGGAAAGGGAAATGCTATCTATGTCAGTCTGCAAGTGGATGTGTTATTGAATGCTCTGAGCCCAAATGCCTATTGGCTTTCCATGTTAGTTGCGGGTTAAAAGAGGATCTATGTATTGAGTACAGAGAAGGGAGGAGCGGAGGTGCCATTGTTGCTGGGTTCTGCAAGACTCACACTGAGCTGTGGAAGAAG CAACAACAGAGTGGAAAGTTCAAGATTGTAGCTAGGGAGCAGCAAAGGAAGTAA
- the LOC122060793 gene encoding uncharacterized protein LOC122060793, giving the protein MVYGIYNELITHVPVGHNVVFQAKCILPNNEIKEVTDDPSVYELFGLHSCDMINIYVEDIVHSKSATDEFTVNRFPRSLVNDRDGELDDEPSGQCQQALQPYGDGPSQSKGKIVVCRATTDANSSGSGSATACAIATARGGKDTKTIARCVRIATSSGRASSRSEATGKRLRVSNEVVRAISNSNACSDDSMVGSDEEWKIGSEDKWDDESEKEDGQNDSESTEDDGYGKNDEDPIDDDLSGYESEEYYGKFGEQNYVGEGGKVKIAEGNVYGNVHHFREALREYILQEGFDIIRLKNEQTRVTVICRAPNCSWRLHASPISDGITYMVKTYNPVHTCIKATKNKSATSRWIAMKLLQQLKVQPEMKIETMADHMQKTYGLQFHYTKLYRARRIALEINEGSHSTSYAKLPAYARLVLQKDVGSIFKLQFENRNRMSDNPIFKRLFVCFDACKKGFLRGCRPFIGLDGCHLKGRYGGVLLSAISVDGNNGIFPIAYGVVEVECKDSWTWFLDNLRDALLDDSDDMSLTFMSDRQKGLSVVISTIFPYAHQRICSRHLYQNLKAKHPGMLLRLHFWAASQASTELQFQKEMNSIKEIKENAYLYLNETTSRMWSRHAFDVGARSDHITNNMTESFNHWIGDLRSKPILTLVDHLRVKIMGRLHRRYEKATMWEGKVTPRVMVKLNKVQQEARHCRCQPAGEGQFEVLDRFGNRFVVNLNHYRCDCRVWESTGIPCLHAAASISYIRGELVNYCDPFFSIGKYLDTYKEMIHPLPDLAVLKDDAPNERVLPPNLKRLPGRPHKIRKREAGEALPSDFRKRSSSIRCDICKKEGHNRRTCPRAGDAKQDGCTSKKKNIKVNATHFIYLVETCLINISCLFVVV; this is encoded by the exons ATGGTGTATGGCATCTACAATGAACTCATCACACATGTGCCTGTGGGTCATAATGTAGTTTTCCAAGCGAAGTGTATActaccaaacaatgagataaaGGAGGTAACAGATGATCCATCAGTGTATGAGTTGTTTGGCTTGCATAGTTGtgatatgataaatatatatgtggaagacATTGTTCACAGCAAGTCTGCAACCGATGAATTTACAGTTAACCGGTTCCCTAGAAGTCTGGTTAATGATAGAGATGGTGAACTTGATGATGAACCTAGTGGACAATGTCAACAGGCTCTACAACCATATGGTGATGGTCCTAGTCAGAGCAAGGGAAAAATTGTTGTATGTAGGGCTACTACTGATGCTAATagtagtggaagtggaagtgctaCTGCTTGTGCTATAGCCACTGCTAGGGGAGGTAAAGATACCAAGACCATTGCAAGGTGTGTGAGAATTGCTACTTCTAGTGGAAGAGCTAGTAGCAGAAGTGAAGCTACTGGTAAGAGACTGAGAGTGTCTAATGAGGTTGTCAGGGCTATTAGCAACAGCAATGCGTGTTCGGATGACTCTATGGTTGGATCTGATGAAGAGTGGAAAATTGGCAGCGAAGACAAGTgggatgatgaaagtgaaaaagaagatggtCAGAATGACAGTGAATctacagaggatgatgggtatggAAAAAATGATGAGGATCCAATTGATGATGACCTATCTGGATATGAATCTGAAGAGTATTATGGCAAATTTGGTGAACAGAACTATGTGGGTGAAGGTGGCAAGGTGAAGATTGCTGAAGGTAATGTATATGGAAATGTGCACCATTTCAGGGAAGCTTTGAGAGAGTATATACTACAAGAGGGGTTTGATATTATCAGgctgaaaaatgaacaaactagAGTTACAGTTATATGCAGAGCACCAAATTGTTCATGGAGATTACATGCTTCACCAATATCAGATGGTATCACCTACATGGTAAAGACATATAACCCAGTTCATACATGTATTAAGGCAACCAAGAACAAGTCTGCTACATCTAGATGGATAgcaatgaaacttcttcaacagctgaaggttcaaccagaaatgaaaatagagacCATGGCTGATCACATGCAGAAAACATACGGTCTTCAGTTCCACTATACCAAGCTGTATAGGGCACGCAGGATTGCCCTAGAGAttaatgaaggaagccattccaCATCATATGCAAAATTACCTGCTTATGCTAGGTTGGTACTTCAGAAGGATGTTGGGAGTATTTTTAAGCTCCAGTTTGAGAACAGGAACCGTATGTCAGAtaatccgatttttaaaagattgtttgTCTGTTTTGATGCTTGCAAGAAGGGTTTCTTAAGAGGATGTAGACCGTTCATTGGTCTTGATGGCTGCCACCTCAAGGGCCGGTATGGAGGGGTACTGTTGAGTGCAATATCTGTTGATGGGAACAATGGTATTTTTCCTATTGCATATGGTGTAGTTGAAGTTGAGTGTAAGGATAGCTGGACGTGGTTTCTGGATAATTTACGAGATGCTCTACTCGATGACAGTGATGATATGTCACTCACATTCATGTCAGACAGACAGAAG GGGCTGTCAGTTGTGATTTCCACAATCTTCCCTTATGCTCACCAAAGAATTTGCAGTAGGCATCTATATCAAAACCTGAAGGCAAAGCACCCTGGTATGCTATTGAGACTACATTTTTGGGCTGCCTCACAAGCTTCAACTGAACTTCagtttcaaaaggaaatgaatagCATCAAGGAGATTAAGGAAAATGCATACTTGTATTTGAATGAAACCACCTCGAGGATGTGGTCAAGGCATGCCTTTGATGTAGGAGCAAGAAGTGACCATATAACGAACAATATGACTGAGTCATTTAATCACTGGATTGGAGACTTAAGGAGCAAACCCATTCTCACATTGGTTGATCACCTAAGGGTGAAAATAATGGGTAGGCTACATAGAAGGTATGAGAAGGCAACCATGTGGGAGGGTAAAGTAACACCAAGGGTTATGGTGAAGTTGAACAAGGTTCAGCAAGAAGCAAGGCATTGCAGGTGTCAACCGGCAGGTGAAGGTCAATTTGAGGTCTTAGATAGATTTGGAAACAGATTTGTGGTTAATTTGAACCATTACAGATGTGATTGTAGAGTTTGGGAAAGCACTGGTATACCTTGTCTCCATGCTGCAGCTTCTATATCATACATAAGGGGAGAGTTGGTCAACTATTGTGATCCATTTTTCAGTATTGGAAAATACTTGGATACATACAAAGAGATGATCCATCCACTTCCAGATTTGGCAGTGTTGAAGGATGATGCTCCTAATGAGAGAGTACTACCACCAAATCTGAAGAGGTTACCAGGTAGACCTCACAAAATCAGGAAAAGAGAAGCAGGAGAAGCACTTCCTTCAGATTTCAGGAAGAGATCATCATCAATTAGGTGTGACATCtgcaagaaggaaggacacAATAGGAGGACATGCCCGAGGGCTGGAGATGCTAAGCAGGATGGATGTActagtaaaaagaagaatataaaggtaaatgcaactcactttatttatttagttgaaacttGTTTAATAAATATCTCATGCTTATTTGTTGTTGTGTAG